Sequence from the Hallerella porci genome:
CCGCCGTTCTTCCTGCCGATTTTCGGGTTTCGTCCGGCTCCCTTCAGGACGTTCGAGAACAGCGATATGGTCGTGGAGTCCATCACGTACAGTTTCTGCGCCCATTCATAGTCGCGACTGTCCGGTAAAAAACGGCCGAACTTTTCGTAGAGCGACTTGTAGACGGCCTCGAAGAACTTGCAGGGGCGTCTGTTGTTCGCGTCGGAGAAAGTGCTCATCTTCAGCGGTCCCGTGAACCCGGCGTGCCACAGGTGCCTCGCTTCCGTGTTCACTCCCGTAAGGATTTCGCGCAGGGAGCTGTAATTTTTGAATACAGCGAACAACAGCACGAGCAGGTGCTGGAACCCGTCGAACTTCTTGACATAGCGTTCCCCGCCAACGCTGCGGGATTGCCTCAGAATTTCGCCTTTAGAGAGGTATTTTGTGATTTGTGCGTATATCGGCTGTCCGGTAAAATTTCTACATTCCATAGTGCTTTTGAATTTGTTTTATGTGCAAAAGAAACTATAGTCAAAAGCGGCGGCTCCCGGAAACGGAAGTCGCCTTTTTTGTTAGATTTCAGGTTGAATTAAAAAGTTTTACCGGACACTAATAGAAATTTTCAGCATCAATCAAATACCCATTAATGTTTTTTGCATCAATACATTCATCACCAGCAAATATCCTTTTTGGCTTTTTATTTTCGTCACTGCTAAAGCCCACAATCACGCAATGCACATGCGCCTTAATGCTTGCTTCGCTATCCCAGCGGAAAGTGCGGTGTGCAAAATCGATATGCACCCCATCGTCAAAAAGAGGTTTCCAAAGGTTGGCAACACTCTCACCTTGACAAATCGAATTGGTTGAAACGAGTGCGGTCCTTGTATTGCTACCCTTCATTAAATCAGCCGCTTTTTTGTACCAGCACGCCACATAATCCAGGTTGCCGGCATTTTTCCAATCTTTGCCAAAAACATTTTCAAGATCCTGTTTTTGTTCCGCATTCATCAAGCGTGCCCCCACAAATGGCGGGTTCCCGATGATATAATCGTAGTTG
This genomic interval carries:
- a CDS encoding DUF4372 domain-containing protein, whose product is MECRNFTGQPIYAQITKYLSKGEILRQSRSVGGERYVKKFDGFQHLLVLLFAVFKNYSSLREILTGVNTEARHLWHAGFTGPLKMSTFSDANNRRPCKFFEAVYKSLYEKFGRFLPDSRDYEWAQKLYVMDSTTISLFSNVLKGAGRNPKIGRKNGG